A genomic stretch from Leptodactylus fuscus isolate aLepFus1 chromosome 10, aLepFus1.hap2, whole genome shotgun sequence includes:
- the NUDT13 gene encoding NAD(P)H pyrophosphatase NUDT13, mitochondrial, translated as MLCAAARHTARSVRHCSSYVKKSRFLFEVKENDDSCRQALNSGSFYLFHNLSPLIQKSGNRFCAPAVSGTDLLQVLSRYQKDNVNLEDSVVVGCSDSLTVQFALDLGSFEKSALEQEFSGRFTEISKAVVKIDEDVGSLLTRSQSLLRWHDNHQYCSKSGKPTQKNVSGSKRVCHSNGMIYYPQMSPVVISLVSSGNRCLLAHQEAYPAGLYTALAGFCEIGETLEETVRREVAEEVGLEVDNLRYFGSQHWPFPTSSLMLACQATVKDDKLDINRAEIADARWFTLEEVTEALQVKMLPSKLPDGTSPVWVPPKYAIAHFLIQEWVQEQKARLGS; from the exons ATGCTTTGTGCTGCTGCTAGGCATACAGCCCGGTCTGTCAGGCATTGCTCTTCCTATGTTAAAAAATCACG ATTTCTTTTTGAAGTAAAAGAAAATGATGACAGCTGTCGCCAAGCCTTGAATTCAGGATCTTTTTATCTATTCCACAATCTTTCACCTCTTATTCAGAAATCTGGAAACCGCTTCTGTGCACCAGCAGTCAGTGGTACAG ATTTACTGCAAGTGCTCAGCAGATATCAAAAAGACAATGTGAACTTGGAAGACTCTGTTGTGGTTGGCTGCTCAGATTCATTGACCGTCCAGTTTGCTTTGGATCTAG ggtCATTTGAAAAATCTGCTCTGGAACAAGAATTTTCTGGCAGATTTACTGAAATATCGAAAGCAGTTGTGAAAATAGATGAAGACGTTGGTTCTCTGTTAACTAGG TCACAGTCCCTCTTACGCTGGCATGACAATCATCAATACTGCAGCAAATCAGGAAAACCAACCCAGAAGAATGTCTCAGGGAGTAAGCGGGTGTGCCATTCTAATGGCATGATCTACTACCCACAG ATGTCGCCAGTGGTCATCTCCCTTGTATCTAGTGGAAACCGCTGCTTGCTTGCTCATCAGGAGGCCTATCCAGCTGGGTTGTACACCGCCCTTGCTGGTTTCTGTGAAATCG GGGAGACGCTGGAGGAGACAGTTCGGAGAGAAGTAGCAGAAGAAGTTGGTTTGGAGGTGGATAATCTTAGGTATTTTGGATCCCAGCACTGGCCATTTCCTACCAGCTCACTAATGCTGGCATGTCAGGCCACAGTCAAGGATGACAAG CTTGATATCAACAGAGCAGAAATAGCAGATGCCCGATGGTTCACCTTGGAAGAAGTGACTGAAGCACTACAAGTGAAGATGTTGCCTTCTAAATTGCCAGATGGTACTTCGCCAGTCTGGGTACCTCCAAAGTATGCAATAGCGCATTTTCTCATACAAGAATGGGTACAAGAACAGAAAGCTCGGCTTGGTAGTTAA